The genomic stretch TAGGCTTAATGTTTATGTATAAgccaaaaatatatacatattacaatGAATGTGTACAAAAACAGCATCTATAAATCtcttacatacatacaaaaatagtttaatatatttagaaaaaacgtgatttttttttatacaaatagAACTTCATTATAATAAATTCCGCCGGGTTGGAAGCATAGAGTTACAGCAAAATCCCCGAGTTCAAATGAACTCTTCCAGTGTTGAATGAACACCTGCAGTGCTGAATGAACTCGTCCAGTGCTAATTTGTGTCCAGCTGAAGGTGTTAAATCAACACGGGGGATTTTGTTGTGCAGGACAGGACAGCTCTGTGATTGGGTTTAGCATAGTTTAAAGAACAAATAGAATCGCTTATGCAGAAAAATAGTACATCTTAAATGGATCTGTTGGGTCAATACGCTTTGGGCTATAGCCAAACCCTGCGCATTtgcttttaattctttttttgttttttgcacttgTCTGCTCTACAAGTCCTTTGGCTTGGGACACTTGGGGCCGGTGCGATGCGTGTCGCTTCGACCTCTCATCTTGGgccagtctctctttattttgtGAACTCGGGTCTATCCAACCGGACGGGAGCGCAAACGCAGTGCCTTGTGTTCTCAGAGGACGCACTTGAACCTCCAGAGTGAGTGCTGACAATCTTCAGGATCTtcctattttaaaaaaaatagagaagacGACGAAACCGTTAGTTCTGCGTTCAGCGCGTGCAAAAGTGCAACAAGAAGGAATTTCAGAGCGGATGTGGAattgaaaaatagaaaagaaatggaGGTCTAACCTGGTGTTCAGAACCAGCTGGTGAAATCTAGGAGCTCCTGCTCCTCGGGACTCAGTGGGTCGTAGGATCCTTCGTCGGAGGAATATGAGGAGACAGGCGAGCCGGCCATGGAGTTCATGTCGTTGGAGTAGGAGTGCGCGACGCTTGGAGACAGGACGCCCGACTGGAAGGCTGCGCTGACGGCGTCGTGCTCGTCGAGCAGCTGCTGCAGCGCGCGGATGTACTCGACCGCGGAGCGCAGCGTCTCCACCTTGCTCATCTTCTTGTTGGCCGCGCCGTTGGGCACGTGCTCGCGCAGCGTCGCGAAGCCGTTGTTGACCAGCTTGACCCGGTTGCGCTCGCGCTCGTTGCGCCGCGCCACGGCGTGCGGCT from Hemibagrus wyckioides isolate EC202008001 linkage group LG19, SWU_Hwy_1.0, whole genome shotgun sequence encodes the following:
- the ascl1a gene encoding achaete-scute homolog 1a; the encoded protein is MDIAAKMDLSMEQAQFVAPACFFATAASQSLSPSESTGKSASKQAKRQRSSSPELLRCKRRLSFAGFGYSLPQQQPHAVARRNERERNRVKLVNNGFATLREHVPNGAANKKMSKVETLRSAVEYIRALQQLLDEHDAVSAAFQSGVLSPSVAHSYSNDMNSMAGSPVSSYSSDEGSYDPLSPEEQELLDFTSWF